A segment of the Cloacibacillus sp. genome:
GTCCACATAGTTTAAAGGCTTAACAACTTTGATTCCCTTAAAATATCGATACCAGATGCGGTATTTAAACATACTGCAAAGTGGAAACTCTTTTAATGGCCGTGTACCAAAACACCTATGAATATCACGCAGTAGCTTAACATCGTTGTAATATGTCCATTCCTGTGGGGGTTTAACACACTCTGTCGAATTATTTCCGCCAGTCATCACATATTTGAAACCATTTTTCGCGGCATAATTGCACAATGCAGAGAAGATCGCCGTGTCCTGAGGCGTATCTTGATATGGTACAGCTGATTTAAAGAAAGCCAACTGTAGGTCTTTCATTTCTTCCCAGTTTATCGTAAGAGTAACGATATCCAACCCTAACTTTTTAACAAGGTTATCAACATTATTATTGGCAACATTTAAGTTCCAACCAGTATCCACCGAAACCAGTAACGAATTAAGAGATAGCTTTTCTTTAACAACATAGGTCAAATAAGAGCTATCTGTACCTCCGCTCATACCAATGATGCAATTATATTTTTTATCGGCAGTATCACGTCTTATTTTATCAGAAATGTTAAGCAGTTCTTTACTACCTTGTTCGTCAGGATGCCAGCTTGGAAGGATAGTATTATAATAATTATCGCAAAAATCACAATGACCATTTTTATCAAATCTAATTTGCGGATCAGAAGTGTCCATAATGCAGTTAGTACAGATCCTGTACTCTAGATTATTCATTGTTTACCTCCAAAAATTCTTTCAAAAATCATTCTATGGTTCACAAATGCATCCTCAATAGCATTGTTCTCTGATTTGCCTGAGATCACAGACGCAATATGCTTATATTCATCATAGATACCCTTATCCTGCCGCAATTTGATCATAACTGCTTTGATATTCCCGTAAATCCTCATGCTAATGTAGTTGTTCAGTTCGCACACAGAACCATTGGAAAACACTCTAAGCTGTTCTTTAGGATACTTCTTGGATCCCATAGAGGTGTAGATTATGCTTGCCGCCGCACCCGAGGAAAAACGTAATGTTACGATGGCGTTATCATTCTTCGGATAAGCTTCGTTGGCAGCGTATGTGACGTCCAATGACTCCAATTTGCTGCCATCAAGGTATTGGATCGTATCCACAAAATGACATGCTTCGCCAATGATCCGCCCTCCTCCGACAGCTTCATCCTGCGTCCAGTGGTTCTCTGGAATATAGCCTGCATTAGCAATATAGTCATAAACAGCTGGAATTTTATCTGTGGACAACATCTCCTTTATTTTATTAACCAGAGGTGAATAGCGTCTGTTCATACCGCAAAAAAGCTCACCGTTAGATGATCTATACGCCGACTCGATATGCTCCAGTTCATCAAGCGTTAGACACAGCGGTTTTTCACAATACACATGCTTGTTAGCTTCCAACGCTTCAAGGATGAACTTCGCATGGGTATTATGGTTGGTCGAGATAATTACAAGATCAATCTCTGGATCATCAATGAGTCTCCTGTACTCGTTAGTTATATATTCAAAGTAAAAAGAACTCGACGCCTGCGCTGCACCAATACCACCAGTACTAGCAAGAGCTTTAAGCTCGTATAGCCCTGTACTCTGCATAATCGGGAGTAGGGTATTTCTAGAAAAATTACCGGAGCCAATAAGTCCGACTCGAATTTTGCCGCCAATTATTTTTTTTGCGGAGTTTGTAATGACTGGTGTCCATTTTTTATCGCGTTCTGGATACTGGAGAAGTACACCAATATAGCGCTCATGATTCGTGTTAGTCGTGATCATCTCATACGCCCTGGCAGCTTCCTCGAATGGAATAACATGTGTGATGAGATCGGTAAAATCAGCTCGGCCCTCGCTGATGAGCCGGACAAACTCTTCGATATTTCGACCTTCAGTAAAGCGTACATGGCCAATGGGGTAGTCCACACCATTGTCTTCATAACTAGGATCATACCGTCCTGGACCATATGATCGAGCAATTGTGAATGTCAATTCTTTCGCGTAATAGGGGCGGCGATCAAGATTCATCTGAGTGACACCAATCATGCAGATAATGCCACGGTCACGGGCAATATCGGCTGCTAGGTCCATAGGGGAATTGGAATCTGTGGCAGCAGTAATAATGACCTTATCGACACCATTACCTTTTGTGAGCGACCTGGTCATGTCAGCAGCGTTTTCACTGTTGGAATTTATAAATGCTTTAAGACGTGTTCCAGGTAATCGCTTATCGGTGATATCATATGCAATGACATCACAGCCATAAGCATTGAGTATACGGGCTGTAATGTGACCAACCAAGCCAAGTCCTATAACTGCCACCGTTTCTCCTGCTATGATATTTGCCTGGTGGATACCCTGCAAGGCGATACCACCAAGCGCGCACATTGCATATTGGCGATAATCGTTGAGCCCTTCCGGCAATTTAGCGATTAGGTTTCGGTTTACGCGGTTGACTTCCGCGTGATAAGCTTGACCTACCATAGCGACACGGTCATCTTCCACAATATCAGTCACTCCGCGCCCGCAGGCCACCACAGTTCCCACACCAGAATAGCCCATAGGCATAGGCTCAGCCAAGCGAGTGAGAGCTACATCCAAAGTTGTAAGAATGCCATCCGTAGACATTTTTTCAATAATTTTCCGTGCTTGATCGGGACGTGCCAGAACCTTTTGTACAAGATTCTTTCCTCCAAAAGAGGTAAGTCCGCGCTCTGTGCCAGCACTGACAACGGTATATTCCGTCTCTACGATTACATAGTTATCTTTTACGATAGGTGAAGGCGTATCTATAATTTTTACTGAGCCATCATTGACCATCATAAACAGCTGTTTCATCTGGTATCTCCTCACTCACAGCGTATATATATTCGGCAAAGTGCATATTTTTCTGGTATCGAGGATGATTTTACCTCTCAACATTTCCATCTTTTCGCGAATTTCGCTATGCCCAACAAGAATTACCACCATATCGACATCTCTCAGAAAGGCTTCGAATTCGTGATATTGATTAGCGACAACATCGCATTTTACCCACGGGTCATATATTTTTATACCACTAGCCAGATGCTTTTTCATACAATCAAGCATTTGCAAAGTCGGACTTTCACGGATATCGTCAACATCTTCTTTGTATGTAAGGCCGTATAAGCCAACACGGGAGACATCATTAAGCCCCGTCTCTCTCATTATGTCATGGATGCGTTCAAGGACAAATTCCGGCATGGAATCGTTTATTTTGCGAGCGGCTAGTATAATGTTTGCCAAACCAGGGTAGTTACCTACAAGAAACCATGGGTCAACAGAGATACAATGCCCGCCAACTCCAGGGCCTGGGCTGAGTACATTCACACGTGGATGCTTGTTGGCAATGCGGATTATTTCATATACATCCATATTATCACTGCGGCAAATCTTGGCAAGCTCGTTGGCGTAAGCAATGTTGATATCACGAAAGGTATTTTCGACCACTTTTGTCATTTCTGCTGTGCGGATATCTGTAGTAACTATCTCTCCTTCACAGAATGAAGCATATATTTTTTTTACCTTCTCTGCTATTTTAACATCATCCGCACCGACTGTACGGGCATTGTGCTTAAGCTCATAGACCATATTACCAGGAATGATGCGTTCAGGCGCATGAGCCAGGTGGATGTCTCTGCCGGTGACAAAACCACTTTTCTCTACAATGGGACGGATATACTTCTCAACGGTGCCGGGAGATACCGTGGATTCAAGAACGACAGTCGCGCCCTTGGGACAGACCTTCATAATTTCTTTGACGGCCATGACCACATAACGCGCGTCAAGCTTCTTGCTTCGTTTGTCATAGG
Coding sequences within it:
- a CDS encoding nucleotide sugar dehydrogenase, which encodes MINVIGLGYIGLPTALMLASHGMEVVGTDYNKELVTQLNTGHTTFEERGLDELFKAAVNVGIKFSHEYQKTDIYIVAVPTPYDKRSKKLDARYVVMAVKEIMKVCPKGATVVLESTVSPGTVEKYIRPIVEKSGFVTGRDIHLAHAPERIIPGNMVYELKHNARTVGADDVKIAEKVKKIYASFCEGEIVTTDIRTAEMTKVVENTFRDINIAYANELAKICRSDNMDVYEIIRIANKHPRVNVLSPGPGVGGHCISVDPWFLVGNYPGLANIILAARKINDSMPEFVLERIHDIMRETGLNDVSRVGLYGLTYKEDVDDIRESPTLQMLDCMKKHLASGIKIYDPWVKCDVVANQYHEFEAFLRDVDMVVILVGHSEIREKMEMLRGKIILDTRKICTLPNIYTL
- a CDS encoding N-acetyl sugar amidotransferase, translated to MNNLEYRICTNCIMDTSDPQIRFDKNGHCDFCDNYYNTILPSWHPDEQGSKELLNISDKIRRDTADKKYNCIIGMSGGTDSSYLTYVVKEKLSLNSLLVSVDTGWNLNVANNNVDNLVKKLGLDIVTLTINWEEMKDLQLAFFKSAVPYQDTPQDTAIFSALCNYAAKNGFKYVMTGGNNSTECVKPPQEWTYYNDVKLLRDIHRCFGTRPLKEFPLCSMFKYRIWYRYFKGIKVVKPLNYVDYRKDAATVLLSDRFGWEQYANKHYEDRFTRFYEGWWLPRKFGYDKRRCYFSSLILTGQMTRDEALKEIAEQPYDEGIAQEDMEFICDKLGITTIELMEFFRLPNKTFRDYKNSFGMINKAIKLAMLLGIEKRNFRK
- a CDS encoding bi-domain-containing oxidoreductase, producing the protein MKQLFMMVNDGSVKIIDTPSPIVKDNYVIVETEYTVVSAGTERGLTSFGGKNLVQKVLARPDQARKIIEKMSTDGILTTLDVALTRLAEPMPMGYSGVGTVVACGRGVTDIVEDDRVAMVGQAYHAEVNRVNRNLIAKLPEGLNDYRQYAMCALGGIALQGIHQANIIAGETVAVIGLGLVGHITARILNAYGCDVIAYDITDKRLPGTRLKAFINSNSENAADMTRSLTKGNGVDKVIITAATDSNSPMDLAADIARDRGIICMIGVTQMNLDRRPYYAKELTFTIARSYGPGRYDPSYEDNGVDYPIGHVRFTEGRNIEEFVRLISEGRADFTDLITHVIPFEEAARAYEMITTNTNHERYIGVLLQYPERDKKWTPVITNSAKKIIGGKIRVGLIGSGNFSRNTLLPIMQSTGLYELKALASTGGIGAAQASSSFYFEYITNEYRRLIDDPEIDLVIISTNHNTHAKFILEALEANKHVYCEKPLCLTLDELEHIESAYRSSNGELFCGMNRRYSPLVNKIKEMLSTDKIPAVYDYIANAGYIPENHWTQDEAVGGGRIIGEACHFVDTIQYLDGSKLESLDVTYAANEAYPKNDNAIVTLRFSSGAAASIIYTSMGSKKYPKEQLRVFSNGSVCELNNYISMRIYGNIKAVMIKLRQDKGIYDEYKHIASVISGKSENNAIEDAFVNHRMIFERIFGGKQ